The genomic stretch GTTGGGGCCTTTCGCGCCGATGCCCGGATAGGTCGCCCCGCCGATCTGGATGATGCCGCAGGGGAGGCCGTTGGAGAAGATCGCCAGTTCGGGGACGAAGGGGCTCGCCTTGTACGGCTTGAAGGCGAAGACGGCCCCGCCTGCCGGAACCTTGTCGAGGCTGTAGGAAATGTCGGAGGTCCAGTTGGAATTCCTGTCGGCGGAGCCCTTCCACTCGGGCCAGACCGTCCGGGTGCTCCAGTCGCCGGGAATGGTGAACTCGGTGGGGACCGTTTTCCCGGTGAACTCGGCGGCGGAACCATCCTCGGTCCCGATCCGCCAGAGGACCGGCCCGGTGAGGAAGCGGCCGTCCTGAAGATGGCTCTCCTCCGCTCCGGCGAGGCGTGCGGCGGAAACGAGGACGAGGGCGACGGAAACAAGGAGGCGGATCGGTTTCATAAGAGGGTAGGGGTTAGCCTTTCACCGCGCCCGACTGGAGGCCGGCGATGATCTGGCGTTGGAAAAGGAGGAAGACGATGACGAGGGGGACGATGGCCATGGCCGAGGCGGCCATCAGCAGATTGGTCTGCACTCCGTGGCTACTGTCGAAGAACATCAGGCCGAGCGGCAGCGTGCGGAGGCCTTCGCCCTTCACCATGATCAGCGGCCAGAGGAATGAGCTGTAGTTCCCCATGAAGGTGAAGATCGCGAGGGTCGCCAGGGCTGGCCGGGCGAGCGGAAAGATGATCTCCCAGAACGTCTGCCATTCGGTCGCGCCGTCGATCCGCGCCGATTCGTTGAGGCTCGCGGGGATGCCGAGCATGAACTGGCGGATCAGGAAGGTTCCGAACGCGCCGAACGCGCTGGGAAGGATGAGGCCCGCGTAGGTGTCGTAGAGGTGGAGCTTCCACATCAGCGCGAAGTTCGGAATGAGGGTCACCACCCCGGGGACCATCATCGTGGCGAGGTAGGCGAGGAAGACCTTGTCGCGGCCCCGCCAATGGAGGCGGGAGAAGGCGTAGCCCGCCGTGGCGCTGGTGAGGACCTGGAGCAGGGTGACCGAGGCGGCGACCACGAGGCTGTTGAGGTAATAGCGGACGTAGGGAATCTGGTCGAGGACCTGCCGGTAATTGTCGGGACGCCAGTGGCGGGGCCAGAAGGAGCCGTTGTCGAGCTCGGAGAGCGGCTTAAGGCTGGTGCCGACCTGCCAGACGAAGGGGGCGAGCATGGTGACCCCCACCGCCGCGAGGGCGAGGAGGAGAAGGAAGCGGAGTGGAAGGGAGTGCTTTTTCACGCGTCAGGCG from Verrucomicrobium sp. GAS474 encodes the following:
- a CDS encoding carbohydrate ABC transporter permease, which gives rise to MKKHSLPLRFLLLLALAAVGVTMLAPFVWQVGTSLKPLSELDNGSFWPRHWRPDNYRQVLDQIPYVRYYLNSLVVAASVTLLQVLTSATAGYAFSRLHWRGRDKVFLAYLATMMVPGVVTLIPNFALMWKLHLYDTYAGLILPSAFGAFGTFLIRQFMLGIPASLNESARIDGATEWQTFWEIIFPLARPALATLAIFTFMGNYSSFLWPLIMVKGEGLRTLPLGLMFFDSSHGVQTNLLMAASAMAIVPLVIVFLLFQRQIIAGLQSGAVKG